From a single Fulvivirga ulvae genomic region:
- a CDS encoding SusD/RagB family nutrient-binding outer membrane lipoprotein, with protein sequence MKRLNINIIKGAVFFFSLFLITSCDKNFEEINSNPNGIDPNTASPRRVMATVQIYAFGEPRFITWRGNIIYSSQFAHHYVYNFADMAWFPGTAYTNNQGWTDNVWESSNIKVAGHLNALRELLDPEEDKEEVAVVKIISGWFYQKMTDMYGDIPYTDVIKPRSEVAYKPTYDAQKDIYKAIIEDLGAQMDVLQGASELSFATGDFLYQSSPANWIAFANTLRLRMALRSRDAFEAAGEGAFINGVITDALANPLIDESNEAVFHRAQEGLFLSDPNELMGGHEDVWYSFEYNQARWVLSDKVVNILQDNNDPRLEQIAMVTDSVPGVYVGLEPNLVAPPKYGYVSKPTGLLRGEEKNDPVPAYIITAAESYFLQAEAALLGFAGDAESLYQSGIKAHMSYAGVDGTDADNFITTEPIAALAGTTEENLEKVWRQRWLALLNNGYEAWALVRRTNLIPDQVGAQYLSNLTDGSVPSRLVYPTSELTLNADNVAAANGGKPDLMTTGVWWDVD encoded by the coding sequence ATGAAACGATTAAATATTAATATCATAAAAGGAGCTGTATTCTTCTTCTCACTTTTCCTGATCACATCATGTGACAAAAACTTTGAGGAGATCAATTCAAACCCTAATGGAATCGACCCGAATACTGCATCACCCAGACGTGTGATGGCTACGGTTCAGATCTATGCATTTGGTGAGCCACGGTTCATCACCTGGAGGGGAAATATCATTTATTCCTCTCAGTTTGCTCACCACTACGTGTACAACTTTGCAGATATGGCATGGTTTCCCGGTACAGCCTACACCAATAACCAGGGTTGGACAGATAACGTTTGGGAATCATCCAACATAAAAGTAGCCGGTCACCTTAATGCCCTTCGTGAACTTTTGGACCCTGAAGAGGACAAAGAGGAAGTGGCTGTAGTGAAGATTATCTCAGGATGGTTCTATCAGAAAATGACCGATATGTACGGAGACATACCCTATACTGATGTGATCAAACCTCGATCAGAGGTAGCATACAAACCAACCTATGATGCTCAAAAGGATATATACAAAGCTATCATAGAAGACCTTGGTGCTCAGATGGATGTGTTACAGGGAGCATCTGAACTTTCATTTGCAACAGGTGATTTTCTCTATCAAAGCAGCCCTGCCAACTGGATAGCATTTGCCAATACCCTGAGACTCAGGATGGCACTGCGTTCCAGAGATGCATTTGAGGCCGCCGGTGAAGGTGCTTTCATAAATGGTGTGATCACCGATGCTTTGGCTAATCCTTTAATTGATGAAAGTAACGAAGCGGTTTTCCATAGAGCCCAGGAAGGACTTTTCCTGAGCGATCCTAACGAGTTGATGGGTGGGCACGAAGATGTATGGTATTCATTTGAATACAATCAGGCCCGCTGGGTATTGAGTGATAAGGTTGTAAACATCCTGCAAGACAACAATGACCCCAGGCTTGAGCAAATAGCTATGGTAACAGATAGCGTACCGGGAGTATATGTGGGACTTGAACCTAATCTGGTAGCACCTCCCAAATACGGTTACGTATCGAAACCAACAGGACTGCTAAGAGGTGAAGAAAAGAACGACCCTGTACCTGCTTATATCATCACTGCAGCAGAGTCGTACTTCCTGCAGGCTGAAGCGGCTTTGCTTGGGTTTGCCGGAGATGCGGAAAGCCTCTATCAGTCAGGTATAAAAGCACATATGAGCTACGCTGGTGTTGATGGTACTGATGCGGATAATTTTATAACAACAGAACCAATAGCTGCATTGGCAGGAACTACAGAAGAAAATCTTGAAAAAGTGTGGAGACAGCGTTGGCTGGCCTTGCTCAACAATGGTTATGAAGCATGGGCACTGGTAAGAAGGACCAATTTGATCCCTGACCAGGTTGGCGCACAATACCTGTCTAACTTAACTGATGGCAGCGTGCCTTCCAGGCTGGTGTACCCTACTTCCGAACTAACGCTGAATGCCGATAATGTGGCAGCAGCAAATGGAGGCAAGCCAGACTTGATGACAACCGGCGTGTGGTGGGACGTAGACTGA
- a CDS encoding ROK family protein, whose translation MAIAVGIDVGGTSTKLGAVTRDGQILTKSRFSTRDFPDEDAFLEALSSNINQLVADLGQQGEILGIGIGAPKANYFTGLVEGAVNLLWKSPVDLRGYLQNYFNIPVIVTNDANLAAVGEKEFGAAKHMNNFLSVTIGTGLGCGIYMSGALMHGQNDVAGELGHTSAKIGGRECQCGKKGCLEAYVSAKGIVRTAMKLLSKYEEDSSLRSIPSGQLTPTVIGQEALNGDKMASLVLEFTGDILGYKLADMVAMFNPEAIFLAGGVANAGSLLLEPTLESIKKYLYNTYPDPVVLLPSALKDDEMAVLGGGALVWEHLEDQMAIVN comes from the coding sequence ATGGCCATAGCAGTAGGTATAGATGTAGGCGGCACAAGTACTAAACTGGGAGCAGTAACCCGTGATGGTCAGATTCTGACCAAGTCGAGGTTCTCCACACGGGATTTTCCGGATGAAGATGCTTTTCTTGAGGCGTTGAGTAGTAATATCAATCAATTGGTGGCTGACCTTGGGCAGCAGGGAGAAATTTTGGGCATTGGCATAGGAGCACCAAAAGCCAACTACTTTACAGGGCTTGTTGAAGGCGCAGTCAATCTGCTTTGGAAAAGTCCTGTAGACCTTCGTGGTTATTTGCAAAACTATTTTAATATACCGGTAATCGTTACCAACGATGCCAACCTGGCTGCCGTCGGAGAGAAGGAGTTTGGAGCAGCCAAACATATGAACAATTTCCTTTCAGTCACTATAGGTACTGGCCTGGGGTGTGGTATTTATATGTCAGGAGCTCTAATGCATGGACAGAATGATGTAGCCGGTGAGCTGGGGCATACCTCAGCAAAAATTGGAGGACGGGAATGTCAGTGCGGTAAAAAAGGTTGTCTGGAAGCGTACGTCTCCGCCAAAGGCATAGTACGTACGGCCATGAAACTCCTGTCCAAATATGAGGAAGACTCCTCGTTAAGGTCCATACCTTCCGGTCAGCTAACTCCTACAGTTATTGGTCAGGAAGCTCTTAACGGAGATAAAATGGCTTCGCTGGTACTGGAGTTTACCGGTGATATTCTTGGTTATAAGCTTGCCGATATGGTGGCTATGTTTAACCCTGAAGCAATTTTTCTTGCAGGAGGTGTGGCCAATGCAGGCTCCTTGTTGCTCGAACCAACACTCGAAAGTATCAAAAAATATCTCTATAACACATACCCTGATCCGGTTGTACTGCTTCCTTCGGCACTGAAAGATGATGAAATGGCTGTATTGGGAGGAGGGGCACTGGTATGGGAGCACCTTGAAGATCAGATGGCAATCGTAAATTAA
- the nagB gene encoding glucosamine-6-phosphate deaminase yields the protein MAKTLEEHRNLAHQPVGLTEKTKFEKIHTEIFDNSTQASLAIAHEIAELIRKKQAAGEHCVLGLATGSSPTSVYNELVRLHKEDGLSFKNVITFNLDEYFPMEPDALQSYVRFMNEYLFDHIDIDRENIHIPDGTLPYELVESFCQQYEQMIKDLGGIDLQILGIGRTGHIGFNEPGSHINSKTRLITLDHITRLDAASDFFGEENVPRRAITMGVGTIMNAKRIILMAWGEGKAKIIGRTVEGEVTDTVPATYLQSHPNTTLILDDGSAAELVRVKTPWLVKTCKWDNYLAKKAVIWLGLKLEKPILKLTDRDYNDHGMSDLVAEHGPAYNINIQIFNELQHTITGWPGGKPNADDTHRPERANPAKKRVLIFSPHPDDDVISMGGTFIRLVDQGHDVHVAYQTSGNIAVFDEDVIRFADFFRDFNDEYDISNQDGKSIYQNIVETIKNKKPGDVDSKMVQAIKGLIRRGEAKAGCRYVGLTDDKAHFLDMPFYETGLVKKKPLSEEDISIIMDLMREIKPHQVYAAGDLSDPHGTHRVCLTAIFEAIERLKEEEWMKDCWVWLYRGAWQEWDTNDIEMAVPLSPGELTRKRKAIFKHQSQKDTALFPGSDPREFWMRAEDRNHATATLYDKLGLPEYEAIEGFKRYKF from the coding sequence ATGGCAAAAACACTGGAAGAACATAGAAATCTGGCACATCAACCTGTCGGATTAACAGAAAAAACAAAGTTTGAAAAAATACATACGGAGATTTTTGATAACTCTACTCAGGCTTCATTAGCGATAGCGCATGAAATAGCTGAGCTGATCAGAAAAAAGCAGGCTGCCGGAGAGCATTGTGTATTAGGACTTGCTACCGGCTCTTCACCTACTTCAGTGTACAACGAGCTGGTAAGGTTGCATAAAGAGGATGGTTTAAGTTTTAAAAATGTCATAACTTTTAATCTGGACGAATATTTTCCCATGGAGCCCGATGCATTACAGAGCTACGTGAGGTTCATGAATGAATATTTATTTGACCATATCGATATTGACAGAGAAAATATACATATACCTGACGGAACGCTCCCATATGAGCTTGTGGAGTCTTTCTGTCAGCAATACGAACAAATGATCAAAGACCTGGGAGGAATAGATTTGCAGATCCTTGGAATCGGTAGAACAGGGCACATAGGTTTTAACGAACCGGGGTCGCATATCAATTCCAAAACCAGGCTGATCACCCTTGACCACATCACCCGTCTGGATGCTGCCAGCGATTTCTTCGGCGAAGAAAATGTGCCCAGAAGGGCTATTACCATGGGAGTAGGCACGATCATGAATGCAAAGCGAATCATCCTCATGGCCTGGGGAGAGGGTAAGGCTAAAATTATCGGTCGTACCGTAGAAGGCGAAGTTACCGATACAGTACCCGCAACCTATCTGCAAAGCCACCCCAATACCACCCTCATACTTGATGACGGATCAGCAGCCGAGCTTGTCCGCGTAAAAACACCCTGGCTGGTGAAAACCTGCAAATGGGACAATTACCTGGCCAAAAAAGCTGTAATATGGCTGGGTCTTAAGCTGGAAAAGCCTATACTCAAGCTCACTGACCGTGATTATAATGACCATGGTATGAGTGACCTTGTAGCAGAGCATGGCCCGGCTTACAATATCAATATTCAGATCTTTAATGAGTTACAGCATACCATTACCGGCTGGCCCGGAGGTAAGCCCAATGCAGATGATACCCACAGACCTGAAAGAGCCAACCCTGCTAAAAAACGTGTATTGATCTTTAGCCCTCACCCCGATGATGATGTGATCTCCATGGGAGGTACTTTCATAAGGCTGGTAGATCAGGGACATGACGTGCACGTGGCATACCAAACTTCAGGAAACATTGCTGTTTTTGATGAAGATGTAATCCGTTTTGCAGATTTCTTCCGGGATTTTAATGATGAATATGATATCAGCAATCAGGACGGAAAAAGCATTTATCAAAACATCGTTGAGACGATTAAAAATAAAAAGCCAGGCGATGTGGACAGTAAAATGGTACAGGCTATCAAAGGCCTGATCCGTAGAGGTGAGGCCAAAGCCGGCTGCCGATACGTAGGGCTGACTGATGACAAGGCACATTTTCTGGATATGCCTTTCTACGAAACCGGTTTGGTTAAAAAGAAACCTTTGAGTGAAGAAGATATCTCTATCATCATGGACCTGATGAGAGAAATAAAGCCTCACCAGGTATATGCCGCCGGAGACCTTTCCGATCCGCACGGTACGCACCGCGTTTGTCTCACCGCAATTTTTGAGGCCATAGAGAGACTGAAAGAAGAAGAGTGGATGAAAGACTGCTGGGTGTGGCTCTACAGAGGTGCATGGCAGGAGTGGGATACCAACGATATAGAAATGGCAGTGCCCCTGAGCCCAGGCGAACTAACCAGAAAACGCAAAGCGATATTTAAGCACCAGTCGCAAAAAGATACAGCCCTCTTTCCAGGCTCCGACCCCAGGGAGTTCTGGATGCGTGCAGAGGACAGAAACCATGCTACGGCAACGCTTTACGACAAGCTCGGCCTGCCGGAGTATGAGGCGATAGAAGGCTTTAAGAGGTATAAATTTTAA
- a CDS encoding family 20 glycosylhydrolase encodes MLLCLGSGLGFSGTDSVTQNDLVLMPYPASVEIREGKFRLNKDFTIAHEGKAHERLFAQATRMLRRLDRKTGFFFTQEFVTPEPKKGAGLVIKTQRPGEVRFGEDESYELTVGDNQIILSAANDIGAIRGMETLLQLLKADDDGYYFPAVEIKDQPRFPWRGLMIDVARHFHPMDVIKRNLDGMAAVKMNVLHLHLVDDQGFRVESKVYPQFHEKASDGKYFTQQEIREIIRYADELGIRVYPEFDVPGHATSWLVAFPELASAPGPYSIERNSGIFDPTLNPTIEKTYEVLGNLFAEMSNLFPDPYFHIGGDENEGHHWDQNQDIQKFMKKHGIKDNHELQTYFNKRLLKVLDKQNKKMVGWDEILQPDLPKTAIIHSWRGQEGLAKAASQGYKTILSNGYYIDLMKPAYKHYLNDPIPANSALTDEQKQNVLGGEATMWSELVTPTTVDSRIWPRTAAIAERLWSPAELRDVESMYERMGEISFLLEEHGLTHIRNRDVILRNLARQADIEALKVLSNVVEPLKGYRRNPGGAVYKTYSPFVLFADAAIADAPDARVFNQSVTDYLNGNNEAKAEIKVWLQLWSANHEKLAPVIAKSPVLWSIKDLSANLSAIAKIGLDALEGDLQEGDIMSQLNSYHSALAKLEQSREQGGRTDLQVVNSITQLVKSKAGVLAAYRAENNVTVDGDFSDWNDVTWNYFVPAKHLNWNDTCHFAIKWDKKNLYFAFKVDNSNLQALANSRDKEGLHMDDGIEFLLDTDFDRSKEWKDDDLAYHVNVLNAIIDDRGSLKNGEYNNGWNGNAKTAVKVSGTVNDPSDKDQGYQVEVAISWKEIGKAPKDELVMGIDLCVNDRDDVYQQYRYFDYMNLPVFHMPAGFAKLVLVDKNFKERTSFEQE; translated from the coding sequence ATGTTACTGTGTCTGGGTTCTGGGTTAGGTTTCTCGGGCACAGATAGCGTCACCCAAAATGACCTGGTGCTTATGCCCTACCCGGCCAGTGTGGAGATCAGGGAGGGTAAGTTCAGGTTAAATAAAGATTTTACCATTGCTCATGAGGGTAAAGCTCATGAAAGGTTGTTTGCCCAGGCAACCCGGATGTTGCGGAGGCTGGACAGGAAAACAGGCTTTTTCTTTACGCAGGAATTCGTAACCCCGGAGCCAAAAAAAGGAGCAGGCCTGGTAATCAAAACACAACGCCCCGGTGAGGTCAGGTTTGGGGAAGATGAGTCTTACGAATTAACTGTGGGTGATAATCAGATCATACTCTCCGCAGCTAATGACATAGGAGCTATACGCGGTATGGAAACACTTCTTCAACTGCTTAAAGCTGATGATGATGGATATTACTTCCCGGCTGTTGAAATCAAAGACCAGCCACGCTTCCCATGGAGAGGATTGATGATTGATGTTGCCCGGCATTTTCACCCTATGGACGTTATCAAACGAAATCTTGACGGCATGGCAGCAGTTAAAATGAATGTACTTCATCTGCACCTAGTTGATGATCAGGGATTTAGAGTAGAGAGTAAAGTCTATCCTCAATTTCATGAAAAAGCCTCTGATGGTAAATATTTTACACAGCAGGAGATCAGGGAGATTATTCGATATGCGGATGAACTGGGCATCAGAGTCTATCCGGAATTTGATGTGCCCGGCCATGCCACAAGCTGGCTGGTGGCATTTCCCGAGCTGGCCAGTGCGCCCGGCCCGTATTCCATAGAAAGGAACTCAGGTATCTTTGATCCAACCCTCAACCCGACAATTGAAAAGACCTATGAGGTGCTTGGCAATCTCTTTGCCGAGATGTCCAACCTGTTCCCTGATCCTTATTTTCATATCGGTGGAGATGAGAACGAAGGGCATCACTGGGACCAGAACCAGGACATTCAGAAGTTCATGAAAAAGCATGGCATAAAGGACAACCATGAGCTGCAGACCTACTTCAATAAACGCTTATTGAAAGTGCTGGACAAGCAGAATAAAAAAATGGTCGGTTGGGACGAAATTTTACAACCTGATCTGCCAAAAACAGCGATCATCCATTCATGGAGAGGTCAGGAAGGACTTGCCAAGGCGGCAAGCCAGGGCTACAAAACCATCCTCTCCAACGGATACTATATTGACCTGATGAAGCCTGCCTACAAGCACTATCTCAATGATCCCATACCCGCAAATTCAGCGCTTACAGACGAGCAAAAGCAGAATGTGCTGGGCGGTGAGGCTACCATGTGGAGCGAATTGGTAACACCTACCACGGTGGACTCCCGGATCTGGCCAAGGACTGCTGCCATTGCAGAGCGGTTATGGTCACCGGCTGAGCTAAGGGATGTTGAAAGCATGTATGAAAGAATGGGAGAGATCAGCTTTTTGCTTGAGGAGCATGGACTTACCCACATCAGGAACCGCGATGTAATACTGCGAAACCTTGCACGTCAGGCTGATATAGAAGCCCTGAAAGTACTCTCTAATGTGGTGGAACCATTGAAAGGCTACCGAAGAAACCCCGGAGGCGCAGTATATAAAACTTATTCTCCGTTTGTGCTTTTTGCTGATGCGGCCATTGCCGATGCACCGGACGCAAGGGTATTCAACCAGTCAGTAACAGACTATCTGAATGGCAATAACGAAGCCAAAGCAGAAATTAAAGTATGGCTTCAGTTATGGAGTGCAAACCATGAGAAATTAGCGCCTGTGATTGCCAAATCTCCTGTACTCTGGTCTATCAAAGATCTTTCCGCCAACTTGTCTGCCATAGCCAAAATCGGCCTGGATGCCCTGGAAGGCGACTTGCAGGAAGGAGATATCATGAGCCAGCTCAATAGCTATCATAGTGCCCTGGCCAAACTGGAGCAAAGCCGGGAGCAGGGAGGAAGAACTGACCTGCAGGTGGTGAATTCCATCACGCAATTGGTTAAGAGCAAGGCTGGTGTGTTGGCGGCATACCGGGCAGAAAACAATGTTACCGTAGACGGTGATTTTTCTGACTGGAACGATGTAACCTGGAACTATTTCGTTCCTGCCAAACACCTGAACTGGAACGATACCTGTCACTTCGCTATCAAATGGGATAAAAAGAACCTGTATTTTGCCTTTAAAGTTGATAATTCTAATTTGCAGGCTTTGGCCAATTCACGGGACAAAGAAGGCCTGCATATGGACGACGGTATAGAGTTCCTACTCGATACAGACTTTGACCGAAGTAAAGAGTGGAAAGATGATGATCTGGCATACCATGTCAACGTGTTGAATGCCATCATAGATGACCGTGGAAGTTTAAAAAATGGTGAGTACAACAACGGCTGGAATGGCAATGCCAAAACCGCAGTAAAAGTATCGGGTACGGTAAACGACCCTTCCGATAAAGACCAGGGCTATCAGGTAGAAGTGGCCATAAGCTGGAAAGAGATAGGCAAAGCACCAAAGGATGAGCTGGTGATGGGCATTGACCTTTGTGTAAATGACAGGGACGATGTATATCAGCAGTACCGCTATTTTGACTATATGAATCTTCCCGTTTTTCATATGCCGGCCGGGTTTGCCAAATTGGTACTTGTAGACAAAAATTTTAAGGAGCGGACTTCATTTGAGCAAGAGTAG
- a CDS encoding acyltransferase family protein, which yields MSKSSRLLSLDVFRGITIAAMIVVNNPGSWSAVYPPLLHATWHGCTLTDLVFPFFLFIVGVAICLSLGRVASQPENHKKVILNVVRRSIVLFLIGLFLNAFPYFDLYELRIPGVLQRIAVVFLVCAIIFLKTNRRTQIAIGGIILVVYWLMFLIIPVPGVSTGSLEQGANLAAWVDSLLLQGHMWAVTKTWDPEGVLSTLPAIVTGITGMLTGQLISRADLSREEKLIRLFVSANLLIVAALFWSLLFPINKSLWTSSYVLYTGGIAIHFLAFLYWLLDVKMHRSKYWEPFKAFGMNAIFVYVLSMLLASLLVAIPVSEGRSLQEWLYGGVTSIFGDAYFSSFIYALLFTLLMFVPTWVLYKRNIIIKV from the coding sequence TTGAGCAAGAGTAGCAGATTACTTTCTTTGGACGTGTTCCGGGGAATAACCATAGCAGCCATGATCGTGGTCAACAATCCGGGGTCATGGTCTGCGGTATATCCCCCATTGCTACACGCGACCTGGCATGGCTGTACACTTACTGACCTGGTATTTCCATTTTTCCTGTTCATAGTAGGTGTTGCCATTTGCCTCTCATTAGGCCGTGTGGCAAGTCAGCCAGAAAACCATAAGAAAGTAATCCTGAACGTGGTCAGGAGGAGCATCGTCCTCTTTCTCATAGGGCTTTTCCTGAATGCGTTCCCATACTTTGACCTGTATGAACTGCGAATCCCCGGAGTACTCCAGAGAATCGCCGTAGTATTCCTCGTTTGTGCCATTATATTCCTGAAAACCAACCGCAGGACACAGATAGCAATCGGAGGTATTATTTTAGTTGTTTATTGGCTCATGTTCCTTATTATACCTGTACCGGGAGTAAGTACCGGCAGCCTCGAACAGGGTGCCAACCTTGCGGCATGGGTAGATTCGCTGCTCCTGCAAGGGCATATGTGGGCAGTGACCAAAACGTGGGACCCCGAAGGAGTATTAAGCACACTTCCGGCTATTGTTACAGGAATAACAGGCATGCTCACCGGTCAATTGATCAGCAGAGCAGATCTGAGCAGGGAAGAGAAGCTCATCAGGCTATTTGTTTCAGCAAACCTGCTGATAGTGGCAGCCCTTTTCTGGAGCCTGTTGTTTCCTATCAACAAAAGCCTGTGGACCAGCTCCTATGTGCTGTATACAGGAGGTATAGCCATACATTTTCTGGCATTCCTGTACTGGTTGCTCGACGTAAAAATGCACCGAAGTAAATATTGGGAGCCCTTTAAAGCTTTTGGGATGAATGCCATCTTCGTCTATGTACTGTCTATGCTGCTGGCCAGCTTACTGGTCGCCATACCGGTATCAGAAGGCCGAAGCCTCCAGGAGTGGCTCTACGGTGGGGTGACTTCCATTTTTGGTGATGCCTATTTTTCCTCTTTCATTTATGCCCTGCTCTTTAC